From Micromonospora nigra, one genomic window encodes:
- a CDS encoding DUF2530 domain-containing protein, with protein sequence MPKQPPSRPEPLDPPMVPFALAGMAAWAVAGLVLLVFFRDWLATNDHRNWLWTCLAGFLWGFPGLAVMMRHDANRRRRRAAR encoded by the coding sequence GTGCCGAAGCAACCGCCGTCGCGACCCGAGCCGCTGGACCCTCCGATGGTGCCGTTCGCCCTCGCGGGGATGGCCGCCTGGGCGGTCGCCGGACTGGTGCTGCTGGTGTTCTTCCGCGACTGGCTGGCTACGAACGACCACCGCAACTGGCTGTGGACCTGCCTGGCCGGTTTTCTGTGGGGCTTCCCCGGGCTGGCCGTGATGATGCGTCATGACGCCAACCGGCGTCGCCGCCGGGCCGCCCGCTGA
- a CDS encoding 1,4-dihydroxy-6-naphthoate synthase, with the protein MALSLAISPCPNDTFVFHALVHGQVPGAPPVQVTYADVDVTNTAAERGAFDLVKVSYAALPWLLDDYHLLPCGGALGRGCGPLVLTRGGTTTDLGGATVAVPGDRTTAYLLFRLWAADRPPARIEVVPFQEIMPGVAAGRYDAGLVIHEARFTYPRHGLTALVDLGEWWEGDTGLPIPLGAILARRGAVDPEAAAGWIRESVRRAWADPAASRGYVLEHAQEMEPDVVDRHIGLYVNEFTADLGESGFAAVSALLGRAADAGLVPQTSSSRATAWTS; encoded by the coding sequence GTGGCGCTCTCGCTGGCGATCTCGCCCTGTCCCAACGACACCTTCGTCTTCCACGCCCTCGTGCACGGGCAGGTCCCGGGTGCCCCACCGGTGCAGGTGACCTACGCGGACGTCGACGTCACCAACACCGCCGCCGAGCGCGGGGCCTTCGACCTGGTCAAGGTGAGCTACGCGGCGCTGCCCTGGCTGCTGGACGACTACCACCTGCTGCCCTGCGGGGGCGCGCTCGGCCGCGGCTGCGGCCCGCTCGTGCTCACCCGCGGCGGCACCACCACCGACCTGGGCGGGGCGACGGTCGCGGTACCGGGTGACCGGACCACGGCGTACCTGCTGTTCCGGTTGTGGGCGGCGGACCGTCCACCCGCACGGATCGAGGTCGTACCGTTCCAGGAGATCATGCCGGGCGTCGCCGCCGGCCGGTACGACGCCGGGCTGGTCATCCACGAGGCCCGGTTCACCTACCCGCGGCACGGGCTGACCGCCCTGGTCGACCTCGGCGAATGGTGGGAGGGCGACACCGGGCTGCCGATCCCGCTCGGCGCGATCCTGGCCCGGCGGGGCGCGGTCGACCCGGAGGCCGCCGCCGGGTGGATCCGGGAATCCGTACGCCGGGCCTGGGCGGACCCGGCAGCCAGCCGGGGCTACGTCCTGGAACACGCCCAGGAGATGGAGCCCGACGTGGTGGACCGGCACATCGGCCTCTACGTCAACGAGTTCACCGCCGACCTGGGTGAGTCGGGGTTCGCCGCCGTGTCGGCGCTGCTGGGCCGGGCTGCCGACGCCGGGCTGGTGCCTCAGACCTCCAGCTCGCGCGCCACGGCGTGGACCAGCTGA
- a CDS encoding NCS2 family permease has protein sequence MAVAPPDNDTPPDPAAPRSGFDRYFEITARGSTLNREVRGGLATFFTMAYIVVLNPLILGAAVDGDGQQLPIPALAAATALVAGLMTILMGAVGRFPLAVAAGLGVNALVAYEIAPEMTWADAMGLVVIEGLIIAVLVLTGLRTAVFRSVPTQLKTAIGVGIGLFLTIIGLVDAGFVRRVPDAANTTVPVGLGIGGKLVSWPMLVFVVGLLVTLVLVVRKVRGAILIGILASTVLAMIVEAAGNIGPSFVNGQPNPKGWSLNVPQIPTSWLEWPDLSLLGEFNVLDSWGRAGWLVVLMFVFTLLITDFFDTMGTMVAVGQEGGMLDERGTPPRTKEILLVDSIAAASGGAASVSSNTSYIESAAGVAEGARTGVANLVTGALFLLAMFLAPLVEVVPFEAASVALVVVGFLMMTAVRTIDWSDYEIAIPAFLTIVLMPFTYSISNGIGAGLIAYVVVKLAKGKARDIHPLLYGVAALFVLYFLRGPIESVLL, from the coding sequence ATGGCAGTAGCGCCGCCCGACAACGACACACCACCCGATCCCGCCGCACCGCGTAGCGGGTTCGACCGGTACTTCGAGATCACCGCCCGCGGTTCGACGCTGAACCGGGAAGTACGCGGTGGCCTGGCGACCTTCTTCACGATGGCGTACATCGTGGTGCTCAACCCGCTCATCCTCGGTGCGGCCGTCGACGGCGACGGGCAGCAACTGCCGATTCCCGCCCTCGCCGCGGCCACCGCCCTGGTCGCCGGGCTGATGACCATCCTGATGGGCGCGGTGGGCCGCTTCCCGCTGGCCGTCGCCGCCGGCCTCGGCGTCAACGCGCTCGTCGCGTACGAGATCGCCCCGGAGATGACCTGGGCGGACGCCATGGGCCTCGTGGTCATCGAGGGCCTGATCATCGCCGTGCTGGTGCTCACCGGCCTGCGTACGGCGGTGTTCCGGTCGGTGCCGACCCAGCTGAAGACCGCGATCGGCGTGGGCATCGGCCTGTTCCTGACCATCATCGGCCTGGTCGACGCCGGTTTCGTCCGGCGGGTGCCCGACGCGGCGAACACCACCGTCCCGGTGGGCCTGGGCATCGGCGGCAAGCTGGTGAGCTGGCCGATGCTCGTGTTCGTGGTGGGTCTGCTGGTGACCCTGGTGCTGGTGGTCCGCAAGGTCAGGGGTGCGATCCTGATCGGCATCCTCGCCTCGACGGTGCTGGCGATGATCGTCGAGGCGGCGGGCAACATCGGCCCGTCGTTCGTCAACGGTCAGCCCAACCCGAAGGGCTGGTCGCTGAACGTGCCGCAGATCCCCACCTCCTGGTTGGAGTGGCCGGACCTGTCGCTGCTCGGCGAGTTCAACGTGTTGGACTCGTGGGGCCGGGCCGGCTGGCTGGTCGTGCTGATGTTCGTCTTCACGCTGCTCATCACCGACTTCTTCGACACGATGGGCACGATGGTCGCCGTCGGGCAGGAGGGCGGCATGCTCGACGAACGGGGCACCCCGCCGCGCACGAAGGAGATCCTGCTCGTCGACTCGATCGCCGCGGCCAGCGGCGGTGCGGCGAGCGTGTCCAGCAACACCTCGTACATCGAGAGCGCCGCCGGTGTCGCGGAGGGCGCCCGCACCGGCGTGGCCAACCTGGTCACCGGCGCGCTGTTCCTGCTGGCGATGTTCCTGGCCCCGCTGGTGGAGGTCGTGCCGTTCGAGGCCGCCTCCGTCGCACTGGTGGTGGTGGGTTTCCTGATGATGACGGCGGTGCGGACCATCGACTGGTCCGACTACGAGATCGCCATCCCGGCGTTCCTCACCATCGTGCTCATGCCGTTCACGTACTCGATCTCCAACGGCATCGGCGCGGGCCTGATCGCGTACGTGGTGGTGAAGCTCGCCAAGGGCAAGGCCCGCGATATCCACCCGCTGCTGTACGGGGTGGCGGCGTTGTTCGTGCTGTACTTCCTGCGGGGGCCGATCGAGTCCGTGCTGCTCTGA
- a CDS encoding cold-shock protein yields MPTGRVKWYDAAKGYGFVTSDEGGDVFLPKGALPAGVTDLKGGQRVDFSVVDSRRGAQAMGVKLLDAPPSVAELRRRPAEELHGLVEDMIKVLEAKVQPDLRRGRFPDRRAAQKIAQLVHAVARELEV; encoded by the coding sequence GTGCCGACGGGTCGAGTGAAGTGGTATGACGCGGCCAAGGGATACGGGTTCGTCACCAGCGACGAGGGTGGCGACGTGTTCCTGCCGAAGGGCGCGCTGCCGGCGGGTGTCACCGACCTGAAGGGGGGCCAGCGGGTCGACTTCAGCGTGGTGGACAGCCGGCGCGGGGCCCAGGCGATGGGGGTCAAGCTGCTCGACGCTCCGCCGTCGGTGGCGGAGCTGCGCCGCCGGCCCGCCGAGGAACTGCACGGCCTCGTCGAAGACATGATCAAGGTGTTGGAGGCGAAGGTGCAGCCGGACCTGCGTCGGGGCCGCTTCCCGGACCGCCGTGCCGCGCAGAAGATCGCTCAGCTGGTCCACGCCGTGGCGCGCGAGCTGGAGGTCTGA
- a CDS encoding HAD family hydrolase, with amino-acid sequence MLPLTVGFDLDMTLVDSRPGIAATYRALTALTGVPVDADLAVSRLGPPLRTEIAYWFPPEQVEEAVRLYRELYPAYAITPTVPLPGAREAVDAVHALGGRVLVVTSKLGRLARLHLDHLGLAVDELAGDLFAEEKATALRAQDATHYVGDHVADMVAARAAGVPGIGVATGPCDTDELQAAGADLVLADLTGFPEALRNMIRLALRE; translated from the coding sequence GTGCTCCCACTGACGGTCGGCTTCGATCTCGACATGACCCTCGTCGACTCCCGTCCCGGCATCGCCGCCACGTACCGGGCGTTGACGGCCCTGACGGGAGTGCCGGTGGACGCCGACCTCGCCGTCTCGCGGCTCGGTCCGCCGTTGCGCACCGAGATCGCGTACTGGTTCCCGCCGGAGCAGGTCGAGGAGGCGGTCCGGCTCTACCGGGAGCTGTATCCGGCGTACGCGATCACCCCCACGGTGCCGTTGCCCGGTGCCCGGGAGGCGGTCGACGCCGTGCACGCTCTCGGGGGCCGGGTCCTGGTCGTGACGTCGAAGCTCGGCCGGCTTGCCAGGCTGCACCTCGACCACCTCGGGTTGGCCGTGGACGAGCTGGCCGGCGACCTGTTCGCCGAGGAGAAGGCGACAGCCTTGCGGGCACAGGACGCGACCCACTACGTCGGCGACCACGTGGCCGACATGGTGGCGGCGAGGGCTGCGGGGGTGCCGGGGATCGGAGTCGCGACGGGCCCGTGCGACACCGACGAGTTGCAGGCGGCCGGGGCGGATCTGGTGTTGGCCGACCTCACCGGATTCCCGGAAGCGCTGCGCAACATGATCCGGCTAGCCTTGAGGGAGTAG
- a CDS encoding MarR family winged helix-turn-helix transcriptional regulator: MTERTVTAKSVPPAQLAPQLRDAITRLNRRVRQARPVGDLTVTQLSALTSLRLAGALTPRELADVERVQPPTMTRIVAKLEERGLVQRTPHPTDGRQVILAATEGGRAVLDQFERARDEWLAHLLAELSDADRDILRQAAEVLQRLSRA, encoded by the coding sequence GTGACGGAGCGGACGGTGACGGCGAAGAGCGTGCCACCGGCGCAGCTGGCCCCCCAGTTGCGTGATGCGATCACCCGGCTCAACCGGCGGGTCCGCCAGGCCCGGCCGGTCGGCGACCTGACGGTCACCCAGCTCTCCGCGCTCACCAGCCTCCGGCTGGCGGGCGCGCTGACGCCCCGGGAACTTGCCGACGTCGAACGGGTGCAACCGCCCACGATGACCAGGATCGTCGCGAAGCTGGAGGAGCGCGGCCTCGTGCAGCGCACCCCCCACCCGACCGACGGCCGGCAGGTCATCCTCGCGGCGACCGAGGGGGGACGGGCCGTGCTCGACCAGTTCGAGCGGGCCCGGGACGAGTGGCTGGCACACCTGCTGGCCGAGCTGAGCGACGCAGACCGCGACATCCTGCGGCAGGCCGCCGAGGTCCTGCAGCGGCTGTCCCGCGCCTGA
- a CDS encoding futalosine hydrolase translates to MIGLLVVTAVPAEAEAVRAGVSDPTVTVVPVGVGPAVAGAATARLLALAEAAGRPYRGVVSAGVAGGFAGPVEVGGTVLGTHAVAADLGAESPDGFIPVDELGMPAELLGAGRSIAADPHLLAALGTALPAATVGPVLTVSTVTGTVAGTTELRRRHPDAVAEAMEGYGVAVAAAQATVPFVELRTVSNPVGPRDRDAWRLREALAALTKAAAALG, encoded by the coding sequence GTGATCGGTCTGCTGGTGGTGACGGCGGTACCGGCCGAGGCGGAGGCCGTCCGGGCGGGAGTGTCCGACCCGACGGTGACGGTGGTGCCGGTGGGCGTCGGGCCGGCCGTCGCCGGGGCGGCCACCGCCCGGCTGCTGGCGTTGGCCGAGGCCGCCGGGCGTCCGTACCGGGGGGTGGTCAGCGCGGGCGTCGCCGGCGGCTTCGCCGGGCCGGTGGAGGTGGGCGGCACCGTGCTCGGCACCCACGCCGTGGCCGCCGATCTGGGTGCCGAGTCGCCCGACGGGTTCATTCCCGTCGACGAACTGGGCATGCCGGCGGAGTTGCTCGGCGCGGGCCGGTCGATCGCCGCCGACCCGCATCTGCTGGCCGCCCTGGGCACGGCACTACCGGCGGCCACGGTCGGTCCGGTGCTGACGGTCAGCACGGTCACCGGCACGGTCGCGGGCACCACGGAGCTACGCCGCCGGCACCCCGACGCGGTGGCCGAGGCCATGGAGGGGTACGGGGTGGCCGTGGCCGCCGCCCAGGCCACGGTCCCCTTCGTCGAGCTGCGTACGGTCTCGAACCCGGTCGGCCCCCGGGACCGGGACGCCTGGCGCCTGCGCGAGGCCCTCGCCGCGCTCACCAAGGCCGCCGCCGCCCTCGGCTGA
- a CDS encoding DUF3027 domain-containing protein, translating into MGNNGPVTRPASARAARLDQVCAAAVEVARAGITEVDPADVGDHLQAVAEGDRLVTHYFECRLAGYRGWRWAVTVTRVARSRTVTICETVLLPGADALLAPGWLPWQERLKPGDLGPGDLLPTPTDDERLQPGYLLSDDPAVEETAWELGFGRTRVMSREGRMEAAQRWYDGDHGPAAPISTAAPAAARCGTCGFYLPLAGALRQSFGACGNFYAPDDGRVVSADHGCGAHSETMVETTEPVVELPTVYDDSAVETVAVTSEADPAPQTADPAGTAADA; encoded by the coding sequence ATGGGGAACAATGGTCCGGTGACCAGGCCCGCCTCCGCCCGCGCCGCCCGACTCGACCAGGTCTGCGCCGCCGCCGTCGAGGTGGCGCGCGCCGGTATCACCGAGGTCGACCCCGCCGACGTCGGCGACCACCTCCAGGCCGTCGCCGAGGGGGACCGGCTCGTCACCCACTACTTCGAATGCCGACTGGCCGGCTACCGGGGCTGGCGGTGGGCCGTCACCGTGACCAGGGTGGCCCGCAGCCGCACGGTCACCATCTGCGAGACGGTGCTGCTGCCCGGCGCGGACGCGCTGCTCGCGCCCGGTTGGCTCCCCTGGCAGGAGCGGCTCAAGCCGGGCGACCTGGGCCCCGGCGACCTCCTGCCCACCCCCACCGACGACGAGCGGCTCCAGCCCGGCTACCTGCTGTCCGACGACCCGGCGGTCGAGGAGACGGCCTGGGAGTTGGGTTTCGGCCGGACCCGGGTGATGTCCCGCGAGGGGCGGATGGAGGCCGCCCAGCGCTGGTACGACGGTGACCACGGCCCGGCCGCGCCCATCTCGACGGCCGCGCCCGCCGCCGCCCGCTGCGGCACCTGCGGCTTCTACCTGCCGCTCGCCGGCGCGCTACGGCAGTCCTTCGGCGCCTGCGGCAACTTCTACGCCCCCGACGACGGCCGGGTGGTCAGCGCGGACCACGGGTGCGGCGCACACTCCGAGACGATGGTGGAGACCACGGAACCGGTGGTGGAACTGCCCACGGTCTACGACGACAGCGCGGTGGAGACGGTGGCCGTCACCTCGGAGGCCGACCCGGCCCCGCAGACCGCCGACCCGGCCGGGACAGCCGCCGACGCCTGA
- a CDS encoding helicase-associated domain-containing protein translates to MTTSLADHLRSLPDESLATLLQLRPDLVVPVPADVSALAIRAQSRVSVARAMDGLDQFTLQILDAARLTRDPAGGTATVDGVLAMATAGPNPPAPTAVRAAVDRLRALFLLYGPDTALHLIGGVDEISPYPAGLGRPATELDPRTAALCADPAKLRRTLLSAPPSARAVLDRLAAGPPVGTVPPGALQAPAVGAEDPLPPDETNGGAATGSPVRWLVDHRLLVRTSGGKAGTAGTVELPREIGLLLRRDSGPLGPLRTSPPPVAAASREPKAADSAGAGQTMEAVRHTEALLEQLAAEPAPVLRSGGLGVRDLRRLARATGLDESTAALLLEVAYAAGLTGEVELPGGAGSRYGVDQQVLPTGGYEVWHAGSFAQRWEQLARGWLGMTRQVGLVGQRDDRDRPITVLSAEAERAGAPAARRAVLGVLADLAPGTAPTVDEVLSVLDWRAPRRSRGREAAHREVLAEAATLGVTGLGALTTYGRLLLAEVTDSDERGAGDPLGRHVDAGGEGASTAVRALDALLPAPVDHVLVQADLTVVVPGPPDPELATELEVVAEHESAGGAGVYRVTPASVRRALDAGYSADDLHALFRRRSRTPVPQGLTYLVDDVARKHGGLRLGSAGAYVRSDDEALLAEVLADRRLEALALRRLAPTVLVTPYQVGRMLTVLRDAGYAPVPEDAGGSAVLTRPKVRRAPSRVSVASRAVDPLATPKLPMPRLLGVVEQIRRGDAAARAARRAPAVVRGNPSAGLAPAHSHSDALAVLQQAVRDKALVWVGYVDAHGATASRLVRPVSIGAGYLRAEDERTEMLHTFALHRITAAVLES, encoded by the coding sequence ATGACGACCTCACTCGCCGACCACCTGCGCTCGCTGCCCGACGAGTCGCTGGCAACCCTGCTCCAGCTGCGGCCGGACCTCGTCGTACCCGTGCCGGCCGACGTCTCGGCGCTCGCCATCCGGGCCCAGTCCCGGGTGTCGGTGGCCCGCGCGATGGACGGGCTGGACCAGTTCACCCTCCAGATTCTCGACGCGGCACGCCTCACCCGTGATCCGGCCGGCGGCACCGCCACGGTCGACGGGGTCCTCGCCATGGCCACCGCCGGCCCGAACCCGCCCGCCCCCACCGCCGTCCGGGCCGCGGTCGACCGGCTACGCGCCCTGTTCCTGCTGTACGGCCCGGACACCGCCCTGCACCTGATCGGCGGCGTCGACGAGATCTCCCCGTACCCGGCGGGGCTGGGCCGGCCGGCGACGGAGCTGGACCCGCGCACCGCCGCCCTCTGCGCGGACCCGGCGAAGCTGCGGCGGACGCTGCTCTCCGCCCCGCCGTCGGCCCGCGCGGTGCTGGACCGGCTCGCGGCCGGGCCACCCGTCGGCACCGTGCCCCCGGGCGCGTTGCAGGCCCCCGCCGTGGGTGCCGAGGATCCGCTGCCCCCGGACGAGACCAACGGCGGGGCCGCCACCGGCTCACCGGTCCGCTGGCTGGTCGACCACCGGCTGCTGGTGCGGACCTCCGGCGGCAAGGCCGGCACCGCCGGCACCGTGGAGCTGCCCCGGGAGATCGGCCTGCTGCTGCGCCGCGACTCCGGCCCGCTCGGCCCGCTGCGCACCAGTCCGCCACCGGTCGCCGCCGCGTCCCGTGAACCGAAGGCCGCCGACTCCGCCGGGGCCGGGCAGACCATGGAGGCGGTACGCCACACCGAGGCCCTGTTGGAACAGCTCGCCGCCGAGCCGGCGCCCGTGCTGCGTTCCGGTGGCCTGGGCGTGCGGGACCTGCGTCGGCTCGCCCGCGCCACCGGGCTTGACGAGTCGACGGCGGCGCTGCTGCTGGAGGTGGCGTACGCGGCCGGGCTGACCGGTGAGGTGGAGCTGCCCGGGGGCGCCGGCAGCCGGTACGGCGTCGACCAGCAGGTGCTGCCCACCGGCGGGTACGAGGTGTGGCACGCGGGTTCCTTCGCGCAACGCTGGGAGCAGTTGGCCCGGGGGTGGCTGGGGATGACCCGGCAGGTCGGGTTGGTGGGGCAGCGCGACGACCGGGACCGGCCGATCACGGTGCTGTCCGCCGAGGCGGAACGAGCCGGTGCGCCGGCCGCCCGACGCGCCGTCCTCGGGGTTCTCGCCGACCTGGCACCCGGCACCGCGCCGACCGTCGACGAGGTCCTGTCCGTGCTGGACTGGCGGGCACCCCGGCGCAGCCGGGGCCGGGAGGCCGCCCATCGGGAGGTGCTCGCCGAGGCGGCCACGCTGGGCGTGACCGGGCTGGGGGCGCTCACCACGTACGGGCGGCTGCTGCTGGCCGAGGTCACCGACTCCGACGAGCGGGGCGCGGGCGACCCGCTGGGCCGGCACGTCGACGCCGGCGGCGAGGGCGCCTCCACCGCCGTGCGGGCCCTGGACGCCCTGCTGCCCGCCCCTGTCGACCATGTGCTCGTCCAGGCGGACCTGACGGTGGTGGTGCCGGGGCCACCCGATCCGGAACTGGCCACCGAACTGGAGGTGGTGGCCGAACACGAGTCGGCCGGCGGGGCCGGCGTGTACCGGGTCACCCCGGCGAGCGTGCGACGCGCCCTCGACGCCGGCTACTCGGCCGACGACCTGCACGCGCTGTTCCGGCGGCGCTCCCGAACGCCCGTACCGCAGGGGCTGACGTACCTGGTCGACGATGTGGCCCGCAAGCACGGCGGGCTGCGGCTGGGCTCCGCCGGGGCGTACGTGCGCAGCGACGACGAGGCGCTGCTGGCCGAGGTGCTGGCGGACCGGCGGCTGGAGGCGTTGGCGCTGCGCCGGCTGGCACCCACGGTGCTGGTCACCCCGTACCAGGTGGGCCGGATGCTGACCGTGCTCCGCGACGCCGGGTACGCGCCGGTGCCCGAGGATGCCGGCGGCTCCGCGGTGCTGACCCGGCCGAAGGTCCGCCGGGCCCCGTCCCGCGTGTCGGTGGCGTCCCGGGCCGTCGACCCGCTGGCCACGCCGAAGCTGCCCATGCCACGGCTGCTGGGCGTCGTGGAGCAGATCCGCCGGGGCGACGCGGCGGCCCGGGCCGCCCGGCGGGCACCGGCGGTGGTCCGGGGCAACCCGTCTGCCGGGCTTGCCCCGGCGCACAGCCACAGCGACGCCCTGGCGGTGCTCCAGCAGGCGGTACGCGACAAGGCGCTGGTCTGGGTGGGCTACGTCGACGCGCACGGGGCGACCGCGTCGCGGCTGGTTCGGCCGGTGTCGATCGGGGCGGGCTACCTACGGGCGGAGGACGAACGCACGGAGATGCTGCACACCTTCGCGCTGCACCGGATCACTGCGGCGGTGCTGGAGAGCTGA
- a CDS encoding helix-turn-helix domain-containing protein: protein MDETIGEPRLDLGVLLRAARRRADLSQRELAVRSGVPHSTVARIESGRAERSPPPGGARFLRACGFAVECSHPLAMRLDRP, encoded by the coding sequence ATGGACGAGACGATCGGCGAGCCCAGGCTGGATCTGGGTGTGCTGCTGCGGGCCGCGCGCCGACGGGCAGACCTCAGCCAGCGTGAACTGGCGGTGCGCTCCGGCGTGCCGCACTCCACCGTCGCGCGCATCGAGTCGGGCCGGGCGGAGCGGTCGCCCCCGCCCGGCGGCGCCCGGTTCCTTCGGGCCTGCGGCTTCGCCGTGGAGTGCAGTCACCCGCTCGCCATGCGACTCGACCGCCCCTGA
- a CDS encoding MFS transporter, with protein MPLFSRSERSLLGRTVGTGIRATRLLFRGSVNGGRWVTRSAGRARARGAGGEVGMVRLFDLHALSCAGDTLIAIGLAGTIFFNVPLGEARSKVALYLLVTMVPFAMLAPVVGPLLDHFRHGRRYALATTMLGRAFLAWLISDYIHGFGLYPAAFGVLALSRAYGVARSAAVPRLLPEGLGLSQVGARASVYGTVAGAMVAPIGLAAFWFGAQWPLRVASVIFLVGMVIALRLPPKADSEPPERVPRPLRALRRATGERPLGRGRPAGRLVIATLLGAASLRAVYGFLLLFLAFAIKAGDLTTVAFGRELGDEAALGLVGGALAVGTFLATAIGTRLRIHRPAALQSSGMVIVAGVAVLAALSFSLPMVALLCVVAAMASGIAKLAVDASIQERIPERLRASSFAHSETALMLAFVAGGALGLVPFDGRLGIAVAAGVATLAALRGAVTAGRLHAERLRGRPLADDELAADATEQGTGATAPRDDATTDEPVGRADPAPSSPAPLQGGQPADEPDLAPPGYHIYRPSSAVPGSGSGDEQSRRESPGPLS; from the coding sequence ATGCCGCTGTTCTCCCGCTCCGAGCGGTCCCTGCTGGGGCGGACCGTCGGCACCGGCATCCGCGCCACCCGGCTGCTGTTCCGGGGCTCGGTCAACGGCGGCCGGTGGGTGACCCGCAGCGCCGGCCGGGCCCGGGCCCGGGGTGCCGGCGGCGAGGTCGGCATGGTCCGACTGTTCGACCTGCACGCCCTGTCCTGCGCGGGCGACACGCTGATCGCCATCGGGCTGGCCGGCACCATCTTCTTCAACGTGCCGCTGGGCGAGGCGCGGAGCAAGGTCGCGCTCTACCTGCTGGTGACCATGGTTCCGTTCGCGATGCTCGCGCCGGTGGTCGGCCCACTGCTCGACCACTTCCGGCACGGCCGCCGCTACGCGCTGGCCACCACCATGCTCGGCCGGGCGTTCCTGGCCTGGTTGATCTCCGACTACATCCACGGGTTCGGGCTGTACCCGGCCGCCTTCGGTGTGCTGGCGCTGTCCCGCGCGTACGGGGTGGCCCGCTCCGCGGCCGTGCCGAGGTTGCTGCCCGAGGGGCTCGGCCTGTCCCAGGTGGGTGCGCGGGCCAGCGTCTACGGAACGGTGGCCGGAGCCATGGTCGCCCCGATCGGCCTGGCCGCGTTCTGGTTCGGGGCGCAGTGGCCGCTACGGGTCGCCTCGGTGATCTTCCTGGTGGGCATGGTGATCGCCCTGCGGCTGCCCCCGAAGGCCGACTCGGAGCCACCCGAGCGGGTGCCCCGGCCGCTGCGGGCACTGCGCCGCGCCACCGGGGAACGGCCGTTGGGTCGGGGCCGCCCTGCCGGCCGGTTGGTGATCGCCACGCTGCTCGGTGCGGCCTCGCTCCGCGCCGTGTACGGCTTCCTGCTGCTCTTCCTGGCCTTCGCGATCAAGGCCGGTGACCTGACCACCGTCGCGTTCGGTCGCGAGCTGGGTGACGAGGCGGCGCTCGGCCTGGTCGGCGGGGCACTCGCGGTGGGCACCTTCCTGGCCACCGCGATCGGCACCCGGCTGCGCATCCACCGGCCCGCCGCCCTCCAGTCCAGCGGGATGGTGATCGTCGCCGGGGTGGCCGTGCTCGCCGCGTTGTCGTTCTCGCTGCCCATGGTCGCCCTGCTGTGTGTTGTCGCCGCGATGGCCAGTGGCATCGCCAAGCTCGCGGTGGACGCCTCGATCCAGGAACGCATTCCGGAGCGGCTACGCGCCAGCTCGTTCGCCCATTCGGAGACCGCGCTGATGCTCGCGTTCGTGGCCGGCGGCGCGCTGGGCCTGGTGCCCTTCGACGGCCGGCTCGGCATCGCCGTGGCAGCCGGCGTCGCCACCCTGGCCGCCCTGCGGGGGGCCGTGACAGCCGGCCGGTTGCACGCCGAGCGGCTGCGCGGGCGGCCCCTGGCTGACGACGAACTGGCGGCCGACGCCACAGAGCAGGGCACCGGGGCCACCGCCCCACGTGACGACGCGACGACGGACGAACCGGTCGGTCGCGCCGACCCCGCACCGAGCTCACCCGCCCCCCTCCAGGGCGGTCAGCCCGCCGACGAGCCCGATCTCGCGCCGCCGGGCTACCACATCTACCGCCCGTCGTCGGCCGTCCCCGGTTCCGGGAGCGGGGACGAGCAGTCGCGCCGGGAGTCGCCGGGGCCGCTGTCGTGA